In a single window of the Flavobacterium ammoniigenes genome:
- a CDS encoding acyl-CoA dehydrogenase family protein, translated as MKPDLFQAPDYYNLDDLLTEEHKLVRESARAWVKREVSPIIEDFAQRAEFPKQLIKGLGEIGGFGPYIPEEYGGAGLDQISYGLLMQEIERGDSGIRSTSSVQSSLVMYPIWKYGNEEQRKKYLPKLATGELMGCFGLTEPDHGSNPGGMTTHFKDNGDHYILNGAKMWISNAPFADIAIVWAKNEEGRIHGLIVERGMDGFTTPETHNKWSLRASATGELIFDNVKVPKENLLPNHSGLSAPLGCLDSARYGIAWGAIGAAMDCYDTALRYAKERIQFDKPIAGTQLQQKKLAEMITEITKAQLLTWRLGVLKNEGRATTAQISMAKRNNVDMAIHIAREARQMLGGMGITGDYSIMRHMMNLESVITYEGTHDIHLLITGMDVTGIAAFK; from the coding sequence ATGAAACCTGACCTTTTTCAAGCTCCTGATTATTACAACCTTGACGATTTATTAACCGAAGAACACAAATTAGTTCGTGAATCGGCAAGAGCCTGGGTAAAACGGGAAGTTTCACCTATAATTGAAGATTTTGCTCAGCGTGCCGAATTTCCCAAACAACTCATCAAAGGGCTTGGAGAGATTGGTGGTTTTGGCCCCTACATTCCAGAAGAATACGGAGGAGCAGGTCTAGATCAAATTTCGTATGGGTTGTTAATGCAAGAAATAGAACGCGGAGATTCAGGGATCCGTTCCACTTCGTCTGTACAATCGTCTTTGGTAATGTACCCGATTTGGAAATACGGAAACGAAGAACAACGAAAAAAATACCTGCCCAAACTCGCTACTGGAGAATTAATGGGCTGTTTTGGATTAACCGAACCCGATCATGGATCCAATCCTGGAGGAATGACCACTCATTTCAAAGACAACGGAGATCATTATATTTTGAATGGTGCCAAAATGTGGATTTCAAATGCGCCTTTTGCTGATATTGCTATTGTCTGGGCTAAAAACGAAGAAGGTCGTATTCACGGATTAATTGTGGAACGTGGCATGGACGGTTTTACTACTCCTGAGACTCATAATAAATGGTCGCTTCGTGCATCTGCTACAGGGGAATTGATTTTTGACAATGTCAAAGTTCCTAAAGAAAATCTTTTACCTAACCATTCTGGATTAAGTGCTCCGCTAGGCTGTTTGGATTCGGCTCGATATGGAATTGCTTGGGGAGCGATTGGTGCTGCAATGGATTGCTACGACACTGCTTTGCGTTATGCAAAAGAGCGAATTCAATTTGACAAACCCATTGCCGGCACTCAATTACAACAAAAAAAATTAGCCGAAATGATTACCGAAATAACCAAAGCGCAATTGTTAACCTGGAGATTAGGCGTTTTGAAAAATGAAGGTAGAGCAACAACGGCTCAAATTTCTATGGCCAAAAGAAACAATGTGGATATGGCCATTCATATTGCGCGTGAAGCAAGACAAATGCTAGGCGGAATGGGAATAACGGGTGACTATTCCATTATGCGTCATATGATGAACTTGGAGTCGGTGATAACTTATGAAGGAACCCATGATATCCATTTATTAATTACTGGAATGGATGTCACTGGAATTGCAGCATTTAAGTAA
- a CDS encoding DUF3050 domain-containing protein, giving the protein MTIDTINNSIQTQKEALLQHPLYNKVQTIEDLHRFLESHVYAVWDFMSLLKALQSKLTCTTTPWFPTANTQTRYLINEIVVAEESDLTLDGRRQSHFEMYLEAMQDCGANTNEIEAFLANLSSLNNIFVAIKTSDLHPNIKAFLDFTFRVIEEGKAHEIAAAFTFGREDLIPSMFTAILKNFQANFPETDLKKLIYYFERHIELDADEHGPMAMGMITELCGNDTKKWSEVEQISIAALEKRIGLWDAIEEQLSLTMEIA; this is encoded by the coding sequence ATGACTATCGATACAATCAACAATAGTATTCAAACTCAAAAAGAGGCCTTATTACAACACCCTTTATACAATAAAGTTCAAACCATTGAAGACTTACACCGTTTTTTAGAAAGTCATGTCTATGCGGTTTGGGATTTTATGTCTTTATTGAAAGCATTGCAGTCTAAATTAACTTGCACCACTACGCCTTGGTTTCCAACAGCCAATACACAAACGCGTTATTTAATTAATGAAATTGTTGTAGCTGAAGAAAGCGATTTGACTTTAGACGGCCGTCGCCAAAGTCATTTTGAAATGTACCTTGAGGCTATGCAAGATTGTGGCGCTAATACCAATGAAATTGAAGCTTTTTTAGCCAATTTAAGTTCGCTTAACAATATTTTTGTTGCCATTAAAACCAGTGATTTACATCCGAATATCAAAGCCTTTTTAGATTTTACTTTTAGAGTAATTGAAGAAGGAAAAGCACACGAAATTGCAGCCGCATTTACCTTTGGAAGAGAAGATTTGATTCCGAGTATGTTTACCGCCATTTTGAAAAATTTTCAAGCCAATTTCCCTGAAACCGACTTGAAAAAACTAATCTACTATTTCGAACGACATATTGAATTAGATGCCGATGAACACGGTCCAATGGCTATGGGAATGATTACCGAATTATGTGGAAACGACACCAAAAAATGGAGTGAAGTAGAGCAAATTTCAATAGCCGCATTGGAAAAACGCATTGGCCTTTGGGATGCAATTGAAGAACAACTGAGTTTGACAATGGAAATTGCCTAA
- the rimM gene encoding ribosome maturation factor RimM (Essential for efficient processing of 16S rRNA), translated as MRKEDCFYLGKIAKKFSFKGEVLAYLDTDEPELYENLESVFVECNKHLVPFFIETASLHKNDFLRIRFEDVSTEEEAEAILGNDLYLPLSMLPKLSGNKFYFHEVIGFEVEDQRLGVVGTIQSINDSTAQPLFEVLHGGVEILIPMIDHFLVTIDRDNKKVVMNLPEGLIEMYL; from the coding sequence ATGCGTAAAGAAGATTGTTTCTATTTAGGTAAAATCGCTAAAAAATTTAGTTTCAAGGGTGAAGTCTTAGCTTATTTAGACACAGACGAACCCGAGTTATACGAAAATCTGGAATCAGTGTTTGTTGAATGCAACAAACACTTGGTTCCTTTTTTTATTGAAACCGCTTCCCTCCATAAAAACGACTTTCTTAGAATTCGTTTTGAAGATGTATCTACAGAAGAAGAAGCCGAGGCTATACTGGGGAATGACCTTTACCTTCCTTTAAGTATGCTACCGAAATTAAGTGGTAATAAATTTTATTTTCACGAAGTAATTGGATTTGAAGTCGAAGACCAACGCCTTGGCGTGGTCGGTACCATTCAATCCATCAACGATTCCACCGCACAACCTCTTTTTGAAGTGCTTCATGGCGGAGTTGAAATTCTAATTCCAATGATTGACCATTTCTTGGTAACCATTGATCGCGACAACAAAAAAGTTGTGATGAATTTGCCAGAAGGCTTGATTGAAATGTACCTGTAA
- a CDS encoding SGNH/GDSL hydrolase family protein, with protein MVVVFFFNQCSSENTNFVSIAEIKPVVAPQPLPQPVSKKVSYIALGDSYTIGQSVCVTCRFPEQLKKKLESTIPNLSVDLKIIAQTGWTTSNLIQAIKEQQPTPDYKLVTLLIGVNNQFQNKEFSIYGSEFPQLVQTAITLAKGDKNNVIVVSIPDYAYSSFGQQFGNPSKTSTEIDRYNAFAKNYCETNGVTFINITDITRLGLTEPDLVATDGLHPSEKAYSLFVDRIAPKASEVVQK; from the coding sequence ATGGTTGTAGTGTTTTTTTTTAACCAATGTTCTAGCGAAAACACAAATTTTGTTTCCATAGCCGAAATTAAACCAGTAGTTGCTCCTCAACCTCTGCCTCAACCTGTAAGTAAGAAAGTTTCTTACATTGCCCTCGGAGATAGTTATACCATTGGACAAAGTGTTTGTGTTACCTGTCGTTTTCCCGAACAATTAAAGAAAAAACTTGAATCCACTATCCCTAATTTATCGGTAGATTTAAAAATCATTGCACAAACAGGATGGACGACTTCTAATTTAATCCAAGCAATTAAAGAACAGCAACCAACACCTGATTATAAATTGGTGACTTTACTTATTGGAGTGAATAATCAATTCCAAAATAAGGAATTCAGTATTTATGGAAGTGAGTTCCCGCAATTAGTTCAAACAGCAATCACATTAGCCAAAGGGGATAAAAACAATGTTATTGTTGTTTCTATTCCTGATTATGCATATTCTTCATTTGGCCAACAATTTGGAAATCCCTCCAAAACTTCAACAGAAATTGATCGTTATAATGCATTTGCCAAAAATTATTGTGAAACCAATGGCGTTACTTTCATAAACATCACCGACATCACTAGACTAGGATTAACAGAACCCGATTTAGTGGCTACCGATGGACTTCATCCATCAGAAAAGGCTTATTCTTTATTTGTAGATAGAATAGCTCCCAAAGCAAGTGAAGTGGTTCAAAAATAA
- a CDS encoding LysE family transporter, producing MTTISALFFGFISAVIGIFPPGLINMTAAKVKIKEGKRAAVWFVIGAVLIIIIQVYLAILFAQFIGEHPQVVVLLREIGCGIFTLLTVYFLAIAKTPQKIKGKIKKQRTSTRFFLGMLLSALNFFPIPYYVLVSLSLASFGFFVFEPLSIFIFVLGAVLGSFLVFYTYISFFTKIENKTDFFMKNMNKIIGSITGIIAVVTLFNIINYYWN from the coding sequence ATGACTACAATTTCCGCATTATTTTTTGGGTTCATCAGTGCCGTTATCGGAATTTTTCCTCCTGGATTAATCAATATGACGGCAGCTAAAGTCAAAATAAAAGAAGGAAAACGCGCTGCTGTATGGTTTGTTATAGGTGCGGTGCTTATAATAATTATACAAGTTTATCTCGCTATTCTATTTGCTCAATTTATTGGCGAACACCCACAAGTAGTTGTATTACTTAGAGAAATTGGCTGTGGTATTTTTACACTTTTAACCGTCTATTTTTTAGCTATTGCCAAAACCCCTCAAAAAATCAAAGGAAAAATAAAAAAACAACGAACCTCCACCCGTTTTTTTTTAGGGATGTTATTGTCGGCTTTGAATTTCTTTCCAATTCCGTATTATGTACTAGTTAGTTTGTCGTTAGCCTCTTTTGGCTTTTTCGTTTTTGAACCACTCTCCATTTTCATATTTGTTCTAGGAGCCGTATTGGGTTCTTTTTTAGTTTTTTACACTTATATATCGTTTTTTACTAAGATTGAAAATAAAACCGATTTTTTTATGAAAAACATGAATAAAATTATCGGAAGTATTACGGGCATAATTGCTGTAGTTACCCTATTCAATATTATTAATTACTATTGGAATTAA
- a CDS encoding Mrp/NBP35 family ATP-binding protein: MKLDRKEILKALETISIAGEGKNMVESGAVANVITFGDEVVVDLVLHTPAMHIKKRAEDDIKKTIHELVSPEAKVKVNTKVEVADKPEIKGKAIPGIKNIIAVASGKGGVGKSTTTANLAVSLARMGFSVGVLDADIYGPSMPIMFDVENEKPISIEVDGKSKMKPIESYEIKILSIGFFTSPSQAVIWRGPMAAKALNQMIFDADWGELDFLLIDLPPGTGDIHLSIMQSLPITGAVVVSTPQAVALADAKKGVAMFLSEAINVPVLGIIENMAYFTPEELPNNKYYIFGQEGAKNLATDLNVPFLGEVPIVQSIREAGDYGRPAAMQEGSVIESVFQEITRNVVQQTVARNESLPATEAIKITTMAGCSAVKK; encoded by the coding sequence ATGAAATTAGATAGAAAAGAAATTCTTAAAGCCTTAGAAACGATTTCTATTGCTGGAGAAGGGAAAAATATGGTCGAGAGTGGAGCGGTTGCTAATGTAATCACTTTTGGAGATGAGGTAGTAGTTGATCTAGTGTTGCATACACCAGCGATGCACATCAAAAAAAGAGCTGAAGACGATATTAAAAAAACGATTCATGAATTAGTTTCGCCAGAAGCTAAAGTGAAAGTAAATACTAAGGTGGAAGTGGCAGATAAACCTGAAATTAAAGGGAAAGCTATTCCAGGAATTAAAAATATTATTGCGGTAGCCTCTGGTAAAGGGGGTGTAGGTAAATCTACTACTACAGCTAATTTAGCTGTGTCTTTAGCAAGAATGGGTTTTTCAGTTGGAGTTTTAGATGCCGATATTTATGGACCTTCTATGCCGATCATGTTTGATGTAGAAAACGAGAAACCGATTTCTATTGAAGTCGATGGCAAATCTAAAATGAAACCTATCGAGAGTTACGAAATAAAAATTTTGTCAATAGGATTTTTCACTTCACCAAGCCAAGCAGTTATTTGGCGCGGGCCAATGGCCGCCAAAGCATTGAACCAAATGATTTTTGATGCCGATTGGGGCGAACTGGATTTTTTATTAATTGATTTACCTCCAGGAACCGGCGATATTCATCTTTCAATTATGCAATCTTTGCCTATTACAGGAGCAGTTGTGGTAAGTACACCTCAAGCGGTAGCTTTGGCCGATGCCAAAAAAGGAGTAGCGATGTTCTTATCCGAAGCGATTAACGTACCTGTTTTAGGAATTATAGAAAACATGGCTTACTTTACTCCTGAGGAATTACCAAATAATAAATACTATATTTTTGGACAAGAAGGTGCTAAAAACTTAGCGACTGATTTGAATGTGCCTTTCCTAGGCGAAGTGCCAATCGTTCAATCTATTCGCGAAGCGGGAGATTACGGTCGACCAGCTGCCATGCAAGAAGGTTCGGTTATTGAATCAGTTTTCCAAGAAATTACTCGTAATGTAGTACAACAAACGGTGGCTAGAAATGAAAGTTTACCAGCAACAGAAGCCATAAAAATTACTACTATGGCTGGTTGTTCAGCAGTTAAAAAATAA
- a CDS encoding tRNA1(Val) (adenine(37)-N6)-methyltransferase, giving the protein MKVGTDGVLLGAWAPIIQQPYSILDIGTGTGIIALMLAQRSNAAQIDALEIDEKTYEQATNNFENSPWNDRLFCFHAGLDEFMEEPEDEYDLIVSNPPFYAEDYKTNDDQRDLARFQDALPFEDLIEAADLLLSENGIFAVIIPFKEEERFLTIANEFELYPMQITRVKGTPSSEIKRSLLALSRIQIENYPIYELIIEIGRHDYTSEYIALTKEFYLKM; this is encoded by the coding sequence ATGAAAGTTGGCACCGATGGTGTACTATTGGGTGCTTGGGCTCCTATCATACAACAACCTTATAGTATTCTAGATATTGGTACCGGAACAGGTATTATCGCTTTAATGTTGGCACAACGTTCCAATGCTGCACAAATAGACGCGTTGGAAATTGACGAAAAAACATACGAACAAGCGACAAACAATTTTGAAAACTCTCCATGGAACGATCGCTTATTTTGTTTTCATGCTGGCTTAGATGAATTTATGGAAGAACCCGAAGACGAATACGATCTAATTGTTTCCAATCCGCCGTTCTATGCCGAAGATTACAAAACTAATGACGACCAACGCGATTTGGCCCGTTTTCAAGACGCACTTCCCTTTGAAGATTTGATTGAAGCCGCTGATTTGTTATTGTCTGAAAACGGAATTTTTGCAGTAATCATTCCTTTTAAAGAAGAAGAACGATTTTTGACCATAGCCAATGAATTTGAATTGTATCCAATGCAAATTACCCGTGTAAAAGGCACCCCTTCTTCTGAAATAAAGCGTAGCCTTTTGGCTTTAAGCCGAATTCAGATTGAAAATTATCCTATTTACGAGTTGATTATCGAAATCGGTCGTCATGATTATACCTCTGAATACATAGCTTTGACAAAAGAATTTTACTTGAAAATGTAA
- a CDS encoding 2Fe-2S iron-sulfur cluster-binding protein produces the protein MDVLIKIKDREGVVHELQAPTDMAMNIMELCKAYELPVEGTCGGMAMCASCQCYVLNDVPLPEKGDDEEAMLSEAFYVKSNSRLGCQIPITEELEGLELELAPEN, from the coding sequence ATGGACGTTTTAATAAAGATCAAAGATAGAGAAGGAGTCGTACATGAATTACAGGCGCCCACCGATATGGCAATGAATATCATGGAATTATGTAAAGCCTATGAGCTTCCGGTGGAAGGGACTTGTGGTGGAATGGCCATGTGTGCTTCTTGTCAATGTTATGTATTAAACGATGTGCCTTTGCCAGAAAAAGGCGATGATGAAGAGGCGATGCTGTCGGAAGCATTTTATGTAAAATCCAATAGCCGTTTGGGTTGTCAAATCCCAATCACCGAAGAATTAGAAGGATTGGAGTTGGAATTGGCTCCAGAAAATTAA
- the trmB gene encoding tRNA (guanosine(46)-N7)-methyltransferase TrmB — protein sequence MGSKNKLKRFKENETFTNVFQPTREEVVGNLFPLRGKWNADFFKNDNPIVLELGCGKGEYSVGLAERYPNKNFIGIDIKGARFWRGAKTAVETGMHNVAFVRTQIELINHIFAENEVDEIWITFPDPQIKYKRTKHRMTNSQFLQLYKKILKKEGVMNLKTDSEFMHGYTLGLLHGEGHEVVYSNHNVYRNEGSPEEVTAFQTFYEKQYLEINKAITYIRFKIK from the coding sequence GTGGGAAGCAAAAATAAATTAAAGAGGTTCAAAGAAAACGAAACGTTCACAAATGTTTTTCAACCAACACGAGAAGAGGTAGTAGGAAATTTATTCCCATTGAGAGGAAAATGGAATGCTGATTTTTTTAAAAATGACAATCCAATTGTGTTAGAATTGGGCTGTGGTAAAGGAGAATATTCTGTAGGTTTAGCGGAACGATATCCGAATAAAAATTTTATTGGAATCGATATTAAGGGAGCTCGTTTTTGGCGTGGTGCCAAAACTGCTGTAGAAACAGGCATGCATAATGTGGCTTTCGTTCGTACTCAAATTGAATTAATCAATCATATTTTTGCTGAAAATGAAGTAGACGAAATCTGGATCACATTTCCCGATCCGCAAATTAAATACAAGCGTACGAAGCATCGTATGACCAATTCCCAATTTTTGCAATTGTATAAAAAAATATTGAAGAAAGAAGGGGTCATGAACTTGAAAACAGATAGCGAATTTATGCACGGCTATACCCTAGGACTCTTGCATGGGGAAGGACACGAAGTAGTCTATTCCAATCATAATGTATATAGAAATGAAGGAAGTCCGGAAGAGGTCACTGCATTTCAAACTTTTTATGAAAAACAATATTTAGAAATAAACAAAGCAATTACGTATATTAGATTTAAAATTAAATAG
- a CDS encoding 30S ribosomal protein S16: MSVKIRLQRHGKKQKPFYWVVAADARSKRDGKYLEKIGTYNPNTNPATIELNLDSAVKWLHNGAQPTDTAKAILSYKGALLKHHLDGGIRKGALTQEQADAKLAAWLEAKAGKVDAKKDGLSKAQADAKAKALKAEKEVNAKRLAAAAQAEADAIAAATPAVEEEVVAEEEVAVEAASEEVVEETPTEEVAVEAVAEEVVEAPAEEAPAAEENNETTEA; encoded by the coding sequence ATGTCAGTAAAAATTAGATTACAAAGACACGGTAAAAAACAAAAACCGTTTTACTGGGTAGTAGCAGCTGATGCTCGCTCAAAAAGAGATGGTAAATACTTAGAGAAAATCGGTACTTACAATCCAAACACTAACCCTGCAACTATCGAATTAAATTTAGATAGCGCTGTAAAATGGTTGCACAATGGTGCACAACCAACAGATACTGCAAAAGCAATTCTTTCTTACAAAGGTGCTTTATTGAAACACCACCTTGATGGAGGTATTCGTAAAGGAGCTTTAACTCAAGAACAAGCTGATGCTAAATTAGCTGCTTGGTTAGAAGCAAAAGCTGGTAAAGTAGATGCTAAAAAAGACGGTTTATCAAAAGCGCAAGCCGATGCTAAAGCTAAAGCTTTGAAAGCAGAAAAAGAAGTAAATGCAAAACGTTTAGCTGCAGCGGCTCAAGCTGAAGCTGATGCTATTGCTGCTGCAACTCCTGCTGTTGAAGAAGAAGTTGTTGCTGAAGAAGAAGTAGCTGTTGAAGCTGCATCTGAAGAAGTAGTAGAAGAAACTCCTACTGAAGAAGTAGCTGTTGAGGCTGTTGCTGAAGAAGTTGTTGAAGCTCCTGCTGAAGAGGCTCCTGCTGCTGAAGAAAATAACGAAACAACTGAAGCATAA
- a CDS encoding MGMT family protein produces the protein MTHPNDNFFERVYSIVRQIPYGKVTSYGAIAKALGTARSARMVGWAMNASHHLEDVPAHRVVNRKGLLTGKLHFDGTNLMQQLLENEGIQVRDNQIVDFDTHFWEPEMPK, from the coding sequence ATGACCCATCCAAACGATAATTTTTTTGAGCGTGTTTACAGCATCGTCAGACAAATTCCTTATGGTAAAGTGACTTCCTATGGCGCTATCGCCAAGGCTTTGGGTACTGCTCGATCGGCAAGAATGGTAGGCTGGGCCATGAATGCGTCCCATCATTTAGAAGACGTCCCTGCGCACAGAGTTGTCAATAGAAAAGGGTTGTTGACAGGCAAGTTACACTTTGACGGAACGAATTTGATGCAACAATTGTTAGAAAATGAAGGCATTCAAGTTCGAGACAACCAAATTGTCGATTTTGATACGCATTTCTGGGAACCAGAGATGCCAAAATAA
- a CDS encoding NifU family protein, protein MTTEEVLANVLKALEEIRPFLNSDGGDISLVEIEDDKHVKVRLEGACTSCSVNQMTLKAGVETTIKKYVPQIETVVNVL, encoded by the coding sequence ATGACAACAGAAGAAGTATTGGCTAATGTGCTAAAAGCCTTAGAAGAAATTAGACCGTTTTTGAATTCGGATGGTGGCGATATTTCATTAGTCGAAATTGAAGACGATAAGCATGTCAAAGTTCGTTTGGAAGGCGCATGTACAAGTTGTAGTGTCAACCAAATGACTTTAAAGGCAGGAGTTGAAACTACAATCAAAAAATACGTTCCGCAAATAGAAACCGTAGTAAACGTGCTTTAA
- a CDS encoding nuclear transport factor 2 family protein, whose product MKKIEILKNKLAITFGTLFIVISSFAQSSNAEKIINETINTWHKAASEANFKSYFELMTEDAVFIGTDANEYWNKQEFQNYAKPHFDKGKAWSFTALERHVYFDASGNTAWFDELLNTQMKICRGSGVLVKVGKQWKIKHYVLSMTIPNDSSKAVIAIKAPIEEVLIQNRKSKM is encoded by the coding sequence ATGAAAAAGATCGAAATTTTGAAAAATAAATTGGCAATCACTTTTGGAACACTATTTATAGTGATTTCAAGTTTTGCTCAATCATCGAATGCAGAAAAAATAATTAATGAAACTATAAATACTTGGCACAAAGCAGCTTCTGAAGCTAATTTCAAATCGTATTTTGAATTAATGACTGAGGACGCTGTATTTATTGGCACTGATGCTAATGAATATTGGAATAAACAAGAATTTCAAAACTATGCTAAACCTCATTTTGACAAAGGAAAAGCTTGGTCTTTTACAGCTTTGGAACGACATGTCTATTTTGATGCTAGTGGAAATACCGCATGGTTTGACGAGTTATTGAATACCCAAATGAAAATTTGTAGGGGTTCGGGAGTCTTAGTTAAAGTTGGGAAACAATGGAAAATCAAGCACTATGTTTTGTCTATGACTATTCCAAATGATTCAAGCAAAGCGGTAATTGCAATCAAAGCGCCAATTGAGGAAGTGCTAATTCAAAATCGAAAGTCCAAAATGTAA
- a CDS encoding RNA recognition motif domain-containing protein codes for MNIFVGSLPFSIEEADLRESFEAYGAVDSVKIITDKFTGRSKGFGFVEMPSDEEAQKAIDELNGATVQGRSIVVNKSEPKPEGERRSFNNNRGGDSRGGYGNNRGGGDRGGRGGY; via the coding sequence ATGAACATTTTTGTGGGAAGTCTTCCATTCAGTATTGAGGAAGCAGATTTAAGAGAGTCTTTCGAGGCTTACGGAGCAGTAGATTCAGTAAAAATTATTACTGATAAATTCACTGGTAGAAGTAAAGGTTTTGGTTTTGTTGAAATGCCAAGCGACGAGGAAGCTCAAAAAGCAATTGACGAATTGAATGGTGCAACTGTTCAAGGACGTTCAATCGTAGTAAACAAATCTGAGCCGAAACCAGAAGGCGAAAGAAGAAGTTTTAACAACAACCGTGGTGGAGATTCACGCGGAGGTTACGGAAATAACCGTGGCGGTGGAGACCGTGGAGGTAGAGGAGGATATTAA